ATCCAACAATGTAACTTCAAGTACTGTAAATCTAAACACCATGTCATTCATGTTCCAGCAATGAAGTAACTTCTATCTTGTGAGATATTACAGAATTTGAATCTTTCTCGTCCATTCAATTCGTAGTGCTAACAAACACACAACTGATGATATGAACTTGCAACATCAGATATTAACTGTTCTCAAAGGGGCATCTACCAAAATGTAGTGGCATAGCACCACCATAAAGTACTAGATGTGCATCCATTTACTGTCATGTTATTTATTTATTACATGATCAAACAGTTTACTTCTTTTTACTGAAGTATAAAAGCATTAAAGTGAGTCACAGAACAGGGGACAAAGGCACAATGGCAATTCTACCAAAATGTAGTGGGCATAGCGCCACATAAAAATTGATAATTATTAAAAGGACTAGAGGTGTGCCATTTTACCgtcttgttatttatttactaaGATCAAACAGTTCACTCCTTTTTACCAGAGTGACGGAACATGGTATAAAGTAATAAATGccatgttagaataaatccgaggcactccgtcgatcatccaaggaccaagcaatcacacgagcacgacaccgagatttgttaacgaggttcaccgatatggctacatccccggggcctaaCTACGGGCACTCCTCCCCGTAACACCGTTACAATACTGcatccggtcgccctggacaccggcacatgccgccggcttcccctgcgttccggtgctattatgttggcataggttacatcgtgtgtctagccccgctatatatgagaggcctaggatacaagtgtcctactaggacacgactccatatcctatctaaacacaatacaattcagagtccaactgtaacctactttatacacaatattcgacacaactctaacaaactccactttggcgaatattctccaccaccttgaatttgtcaatgcgtcaaacttccatgtacattgaacttgagcttatcccatgagaaccgctgctactccaaagactccatatgactcctcctgcaacttgtagtcccttcttttcttgaccacagtcaacactcgagcaaaattaagttcctctttACTCTAGGTTGTGCTTCCAACTTCTAGAGTATCCGTCAACATCATCACACACCGATcatgacctgcgtgaaagtgaacaactcacatattgggtgtcacacataagagttaccagAACTCAACATCACTGCTCCTTTCTTGACAGCCTGTCTGAAACtcgaaggaatttcaccattgcttgtagtcatcccgagtcaaatttgcagttgtctcaccacatgtatgaccaccagagccctggcccgtctccatgtcccgtgcgtaccgcacgcctcgccgctattatcgcgtcgagcctccgctgtcccggtcgagtctcaagggtcgtgaACCCACACTACTCAACCctcactgcagagtaccaccgatcatcaccgaccggtgacgagtttcacgcttccatcagaccattgggctccagtccgaactacgtgtccctcgcttttccatcccgctgaataggcttcgactctctgtgcacttacgccgtagcccctcaatctaGCTCCATCTTCAgcatgactccatggtggttgtacgtgccacccCGTGCTTCGTtgactccaagctctcatgtgcgcaccgtcttgaatcaaccccgcgccatagtcttgttgaagccgcacaagccctcaggtctgcgccacgtgtttccacgcccagaagtcggtcaccatcagcatcacgctcctatgtcatcGTCGCCGATCCCACCGTCGTCTTCTGTACCAAACCGACtcgcgtcgatccgtcagactgtctagtccgacccagccgaacatATCCGACTGCATGACACACTCCAGACTCCTCAAGCCGTCACCGTATCCAACGCCATCCATACACAAAAGTGTACCAGcaaagaaaaacaaagcaaaatCCCTCATAGCCTTCTCGTGTGAACAACACACGTATATAGCTCCTGGGCttatcttctttctttcttcttgatAGCATCCCGGCGAAGGACTAGTCTTTGTGTCAAATTTTTTTCAAACAAATCCCACGCAAACGTGCAAGCCTTGCCAGCTCATTGCCCATCTTCAGCGATCCAGCGCCTGGCCACCACGCGCTAGCAGCCGGCCTCGTTCAGGTCATCAGCCGCCACCCCAGCCATGGGCTGCCTGCACAGCCGCACCCCTATGGGCCTTGGGCCATCACAGTCGGGCCTTGGCAGCCACTGGCGCCCTACCTGGGCCACAAGCCTCTGCTGTCGCTCGCCTCTGCGAGCGCTGCCACTCGGCCACCATCCGATCTCGattttgtctcaaaaaaaattcCGATCTCGATTGCTCGATCTTGCCGAGTCGCCGAAAACTGCTGCCAGCCTGCCTGATATCCGATTTTCGTGTCGTTCGCCTTGTACCGTTGAACTCGCCGATTCTGCTGCTCGCTTCCAATTGCTTCACCGAAGATTACAAGACGACCAATACATCTGCTCCTGCATCCTAACTCGCCGATGACATATCCCGTATTAGGATTGCTTCCTGCAGACTTCCGTCGATGctttcttccttccttcctctAGATCAACTATCTGCCTCTAGATCAACTATCTGCAGCCTCCAaataacctagctcatgataccacttgctagaataaatccgaggcacttcgtcgatcatccgaggaccaagcaatcacacgagcatgacaccgagatttgttaacgaggttcaccgatatggctacatccccggggcctgactacgggcgctcctccccgtgacaccgttaCAATACTGcatccggtcgccctggacaccggcacatcccgccggcttcccctgcgttccggtgttattatgttggcataggttagatcgtgtgtctagccccgctatatatgagagaccTAGGATACAaatgtcctactaggacacgactccatattctatctaaacacaatacaattcagagtccaactgtaacctactttgtacacaatattcgacacaactctaacatgcCAAATGCAGCTAAGAAGAGTAGACTCGTATGCCATAGCTAAAACTTCAAAACTTTGGGCCTTCCCATCGGTTTCGATGGAGAAATTAGTAATGACAAGAAAACTCAAGAAAGGTGCTTGCAAACAGTTTGGAAGCATGCAAACATTGTTATAATCACACTCACTGCAGAGATACAACGATCACAATGAGTGATGGAGCGTAAGCAATTTGATTTGCTTTTTTTCTAATACATagagaaggggagccttggcgcagtggtaaagctgctgccttgtgaccatgaggtcatgggttcaagtcctggaaacagcctcttacagaaatgtagggaaaggctgcgtactatagacccaaagtggtcggacccttccctggaccctgcgcaagcgggagctacatgcaccaggttgccctttttttttctAATACATAGAACTGATCGTTTTTGCTATCATCACTTCCTAACAAAAGCATACGGTAGAACTGCATCAGTTGGCTACTTGCACGATTTAAGAATGATGCCAATCCCAATTTACTATGCAATGACCAGAGGAAATAGCAAAAACCTCATTGGTTTGATATGCAACGATGCTCCATCATAATAACAAATATCAACAGCAGTAGGCAGTAATCAACAACACCGGAGGACTGTTTTCATTCTATGAGGAGGATACACAAAATATGCAGATTATAATTGAAAAGACCATATGGCTCACAGATACAGGGGGCAAAGCAAAGGGAGTAGTATACCTCAACAAAACTGCGATGGCGCTTTCCTGTCCGCCTGGCCACCCCTCCACACACTAAGAACGAGCGCTGGGATGATAACAAAGCAAGCTGTCGCGTGCATACCAAATAGTGCCACATCTATGATTACGGAGGCGACCATTTCACCCTGAGATATCGAACCCTCCACGTGCGGCGACAGCATCGCCACCAGAAGACCAGCGACCATTAGAAGGAAGAAGGCCACATCCGCAACATATCCAAGCACCGCGGTGCGCGGAAGCCTAAACATGTCTGCAACCGACTCCCGCGTGAATGCTCCTGATGCGCTCTGAGGACAGCAATTTCAACAAAACCACAGGGATGAGCATGAGTATGTATGGAATGGTTCGGAAATGGAAGGATGCAAATGAAGTGATGAACATGAACACACATGGAAAAAATTAGTAGTACCACTGATCAGGACAACCTGAACTGTATATTGAAACTTAGTTAGAACATAATGCTAACAGTGGGCTCATCCACTAGCATATGTACTGCATTACTGCTGCAATTCGACCACAATAAAGATCACAGGGAGTCAATTTGCACAATAAACTACTAATACTACTCATCAGGACAACCTGAACTACGAAATTAATTACTAACATAATATATATGGCAACTTAATTAGAACATAATGATAACACTGGCCTATGTACTACTGTAATTCGACCGGAATAAAGATCACAGGGAGTCAATTTGCGCGATACCTTCTTGAATGCCGAAGTGGATCCAGATACAAGTGCAATCACGTAGGCCACGCACATCAACAAGACGAGAAGCGCGACCAGCACAAGGATACTGTAGATGAGGACCTTGAGGCCCCAGTACATGATGGCCTGCAGGAACACGAATTGGGCGGAGCTCTCGCCCCAGGCGCGGCTCGCCACGACCTGTCC
The window above is part of the Triticum aestivum cultivar Chinese Spring chromosome 2A, IWGSC CS RefSeq v2.1, whole genome shotgun sequence genome. Proteins encoded here:
- the LOC123187588 gene encoding uncharacterized protein, whose amino-acid sequence is MAVADAVLPSPPLPPPPPPPPARIVVVVLALVHLALAPMLALGRALCVAAGALPYLGFGVAWVISAATAGQVVASRAWGESSAQFVFLQAIMYWGLKVLIYSILVLVALLVLLMCVAYVIALVSGSTSAFKKSASGAFTRESVADMFRLPRTAVLGYVADVAFFLLMVAGLLVAMLSPHVEGSISQGEMVASVIIDVALFGMHATACFVIIPALVLSVWRGGQADRKAPSQFC